DNA from Caldisalinibacter kiritimatiensis:
TACCTTCAATTGTTACATTACCATCTTCTAAATTTAGTTTGCTTATATTTAATTCATTTCCTTTAATAATCATTGCACCTTTTACAGTAGCTAATGTTATTGATGTTTCATTAAAGTTATCAACATGCTCTACGCCTGATATGCTAAGCTTTTCTCTATTTTCTAATATAACATTTTGCCTACTATTTACTGCCTTTTTTTCGTTCATCCCCCTTACCCCCTATATTCGCTTCTGTTACAAATTTATGTATTTAAAACAGGTTTTATGACTGAATAAAACAAATTCGACTTAGTCAATTTGTTAGTTATTAGTTCGTTGTTAGTAGTTAGTAGCTTTTCAGTCAGTTCTCAGCTCTTAGTTCTTAGAAAAAATAGGCTATTCGCTGTTCGCCTTTCGCTTTTCGATAATAATTCTATAAACATTTTTTCTGC
Protein-coding regions in this window:
- the yabP gene encoding sporulation protein YabP; translated protein: MNEKKAVNSRQNVILENREKLSISGVEHVDNFNETSITLATVKGAMIIKGNELNISKLNLEDGNVTIEGIVNSITYTNKDLSKSKGSGLLGKMFK